The segment CCGACGACACACGCGGCGCCGCCTGAACCCGACCATCGTGGCGGGCGCCGCAAGAAGAGGATCGACATGACCGAACTGGAATTCAAATCGCTGGCCGACCAGGGATACAACCGCATTCCCATCATCGCCGAGGCGCTGGCCGACCTGGAAACCCCGCTGTCGCTGTACCTGAAGCTGGCCCAGTCGCAAACGCGTGGCGTGAACACATTCCTGCTGGAATCGGTGGTCGGGGGCGAGCGTTTCGGCCGCTACTCGTTCATCGGCCTGCATGCCCGCACGCTGTTGCGCGCCTACGGGCACCGTGCCGAAGTGGTCACCGACGGCAAGGTCGTGGAGACGCACGAAGGCAACCCGCTCGATTTCATCGCCGAGTTCGAAAGCCGCTTCAAGGTGGCGCTGCGCCCCGGATTGCCGCGATTCTGCGGCGGTCTGGCCGGCTACTTCGGCTATGACGCGGTCCGCTATATCGAAAAGAAGCTGGCCGACACCCAGATGCCGGACGACCTCGGCCTGCCCGATATCCAGTTGCTGCTGTGCGAGGAACTGGCGGTCATCGACAACCTGTCCGGCAAGCTCTACCTGATCGTCTACGCCGACCCGACCACGCCGGAAGCCTATTCCCGCGCCCGCCAGCGCCTGCGCGAACTGCGCATGAAGCTGCGCCAGCCCGTGGATGTGCCGGTGACGAGCCCCTCCGTGCTGACCGAGGTCTATCGCGAATTCGCCAAGCCCGACTACCTGGCCGCCGTGCACAAGGCCAAGGAATACATCATGGCCGGCGACATGATGCAGGTGCAGGTGGGCCAGCGCCTGATGAAGCCGTATCGGGACTCGCCGCTGTCGCTCTACCGCGCGCTGCGTTCGCTGAATCCGTCGCCGTACATGTACTTCTACAACTTCGGCGATTTCCAGGTGGTGGGCGCCTCGCCCGAAATCCTGGTACGCCAGGAGACCCGCAAGGTCGGCGGCGCCCAGGCCAACGGCGACACGCAGAATGCCCGCATCGTCACGATCCGCCCGCTGGCCGGCACCCGCCCGCGCGGCAGCACCCCCGAGCGCGATGCCCAACTGGCCACGGAACTGCTCAACGATCCGAAGGAGATCGCCGAGCACGTGATGCTGATCGACCTGGCTCGCAACGACATCGGCCGCATCGCGGAAACGGGTTCGGTCAAGGTCACCGACAAGATGGTGATCGAGAAGTACTCGCACGTGCAGCACATTGTCAGTTCCGTGGAAGGCACGCTGCGCGACGGCATCAGCAACCTCGACGTGCTGCGCGCCACGTTCCCGGCCGGCACACTGTCCGGCGCGCCGAAGGTGCGCGCGATGGAAATCATCGATGAACTGGAACCGCGCAAGCGCGGCATCTACGGCGGCGCCGTGGGCTACCTGTCGTTCGGCGGCGAGATGGATCTGGCCATTGCCATCCGCACCGGTGTGATCAAGGACGGCAATCTCTATGTGCAGGCCGCGGCCGGCATCGTGGCGGATTCGGACCCCGAAGCCGAATGGAGGGAAACCGAAGCGAAGGCACGCGCCGTGATCCGCGCCGCCGAACAGGTCCAGGACGGTCTGGACGCCGACCTCTGAGCCCAGGAACAGGAGAAACGAACATGCTGCTGATGATCGACAACTACGACTCGTTCACCTACAACCTGGTGCAGTATTTCGGCGAACTAGGCGCCGATGTGCGGACCTTCCGCAACGACGAGATCACGATCGAGGAAATCGAAGCGCTCAAGCCCGACCACATCTGCGTGTCGCCGGGGCCGTGCAGCCCGCACGAGGCCGGCATCTCGGTGCCCGTGCTGCAACACTTCGCGGGCAAGATTCCGCTGCTGGGCGTGTGCCTGGGCCATCAGGCCATTGGCGAGGCGTTCGGCGGCAAGGTGATCCGCGCCAAGCAGGTGATGCACGGCAAGGTCAGCACGATCGAGACCACGCAGGAAGGCGTCTTCGCCGGGCTGCCCAAACACTTCGACGTGACGCGCTATCATTCGCTGGCTATCGAGCGCGAAACGCTGCCCGATTGCCTGGCTGTCACCGCCTGGACGCCGGACGGCGAGATCATGGGTGTGCGCCACAAGACGCTGGCCGTCGAGGGTGTGCAGTTCCATCCGGAATCGATCCTGTCCGAACACGGCCATGCGCTGCTGGCCAACTTCATCAAGGCGCCACGATGAGGCGCACCGATTTCTCCGCTTTCGCCGCACACTCTGCCCAAGAATCCGCCATGTCCATCACGCCGCAGGAAGCACTGACGCGCTGCATCGAGCACCGCGAGATCTTTCATGACGAAATGCTGCACCTGATGCGGCAGATCATGCAGGGGCAGATTTCCCCCGTGATGGCGGCGGCCATCCTGACCGGCCTGCGCGTCAAGAAAGAGACGATCGGCGAGATCTCGGCGGCGGCACAGGTGATGCGCGAGTTCGCCAATCACGTGACCGTCAAGGACCGCGAGAACTTCGTGGATATCGTCGGCACCGGCGGCGACGGTTCGCACACGTTCAACATTTCCACCGCGTCGATGTTCGTCGCCGCTGCCGCTGGCGCGAAGATCGCCAAGCATGGCAACCGTGGCGTGTCGTCGAAGTCCGGCAGTGCCGACGTGCTCGAGGCGCTGGGCGTGAACATCATGCTGACGCCGGAGCAGGTAGGCGAGTGCATCGAGCAGACCGGCATCGGCTTCATGTTCGCCCCGACCCATCATCCGGCCATGAAGAACGTGGCGCCGATCCGCAAGGAAATGGGCGTGCGCACCATCTTCAACATTCTCGGCCCCCTGACCAATCCTGCCGATGCGCCGAACATCCTGATGGGCGTGTTCCATCCGGACCTGGTCGGCATCCAGGTGCGCGTGATGCAGCGCCTGGGCGCGCAACACGCGATCGTGGTCTACGGCAAGGACGGCATGGACGAGGTGTCGCTCGGCGCGGCAACCCTGGTGGGCGAACTCAAGGACGGCGAAGTGCGCGAGTACGAGATCCATCCTGAAGACTTCGGCCTGTCGATGATCTCGAACCGCGGGCTGAAGGTGGCAGACGCCGTCGAGTCGAAGGAAATGCTGCTGGAGGCGCTGAGCGATGTGCCCGGCACCCCGCGCGAAATCGTGTCGCTGAACGCCGGCACCGCGCTCTACGCGGCCAATGTGGCCAGTTCGATCGAGGATGGTATCCGCCGCGCGCGCGAAGCCATCGCCAGTGGCGCCGCTCGCGAGAAGCTCGACCAGTTCGTGCGCGCCACCCAGCAATTCAAGTGAGCCCCCATGTCAGCCAAGTCCGACATCCTGGAAAAGATCCTGGCCGTGAAGGCCGATGAGGTGGCAGCCGCGCGCAAGAAGCGCGACCTGCCGAGCCTGCGTGCCGAGGCCGAGAGCCTGCGTCACGAAACCGGCATGGCCCCGCGTGGCTTCGAGCGCGCACTGCGCGACAAGATCGCGGCCGGCAACGCCGGCGTGATCGCCGAGGTCAAGAAAGCCTCGCCGTCGAAGGGCGTGCTGCGCGAGAACTTCGTGCCGGAGGCCATCGCCGAAAGCTACGCCGCCCATGGCGCGGCGTGCCTGTCCGTGCTGACCGACGTGAATTTCTTCCAGGGTCATGCCGAGTACCTGAAGCGCGCGCGTGGCGCCTGCCCGCTGCCGGCGCTGCGCAAGGACTTCATGGTCGATATGTACCAGGTCTACGAAGCCCGCACCTGGGGCGCCGACTGCATCCTGCTGATCGTCTCCGCGCTCGACCACGGCCTGATGGCCGAGCTGGAAGCGTGCGCGCACGAACTCGGCATGGATGTGCTCGTGGAAGTCCACGGCGGCGAGGAACTCGATAGTGCGCTGCGACTGAAGACGCCGCTGCTGGGCGTGAACAACCGCAACCTGCGCACCTTCGAGGTCTCGCTGGACAACACGCTGGACCTGCTGCCGCGCATGCCGGCCGACCGGCTCGTGGTAACCGAATCGGGCATCCTCGGGCCCGACGACGTCAAGCGGATGCGCGACGCCGACGTCCACGCCTTCCTGGTCGGCGAAGCGTTCATGCGCGCGCCGGAGCCGGGCGTGGAACTGGCCCGCCTGTTCTCGTGATTCCCAGATGGGCATCGAGATCGAACTGAAACTGGCCGTGCCCGACGCCGCGCTTGCCGCGGTGGCGGCCTGGCTCGACGCCAACGGGCAGCCACGTGGCGAGTTGACGTTGCTGAACGTCTACCTCGACACCCCCACCCGGGATCTGGCGCAGGCCCGCGCGGCACTGCGCCTGCGCAGGAAGGGCGAGCAGTGGCTGCAAACGCTGAAGACCGCTGGCCACAGCGCCGCCGGCCTGGCTGCCCGCCACGAATGGGAAACGCCAGTCGCGGGCGAGGCCATCGACTTGTCGTGCTTCCCCGACGATGCCCGCGCCGTGCTGACGCCGCTGGCAGACCGGCTCGCTCCGGTATTCCGGACCGACTTCGCCCGCCGCACCTGGATCGTCGAACAGGATGGCGAGCGCATCGAGGCCGCGCTCGACACCGGCGCGATCAGCGCCCCCGGCACGTCGCGGACCGAGCGTATCCAGGAACTCGAACTGGAATGGCTGCCGCGCGATGGGGCTGACGAACGCCATGTCGAAGCCGCATTGCGCGCGTTCGCCCTGCGCCTCGCCCACATCGCCCCGTTGACCCCTTCGGACCTCAGCAAGGCCGCGCGCGGCTACCGTCTCACCACCCCATCTTGATGCAAGCCGACCTGTTTGCGCCCGACACGCCGGAAACTTCCAGCGCCGCACCCCAGACCGTCAGCCTGCAGGAGCAGGCCAATGCCCTGCCCGCCGCTTGGCGAACCTTGCTCGCGCCATGCCTGGGCAAGGCCGAATGGTCGTCGCTGTGCGCGTTCGTCGACGAAGAACGCGCGGCGGGCAAGCCGGTGTTTCCACACGCGGTATTCCATGCCCTGCACCTGACGCCGCCAGACGCGGTCAAGGTCGTGATCCTTGGTCAGGACCCGTACCACGGCACCGGCGTCGTGGATGGACTGGAGATCCCGCAGGCACACGGGCTGGCCTTCTCCGTACCCGAGGGCGTCAAGGTGCCACCAAGCCTGCGCAACATCTTCAAGGAGATCGGCGCGGAATACGGCGTGGCGCCGACGCGTGCGTCGGGCAATCTGGAAGGCTG is part of the Cupriavidus metallidurans CH34 genome and harbors:
- a CDS encoding uracil-DNA glycosylase, producing MQADLFAPDTPETSSAAPQTVSLQEQANALPAAWRTLLAPCLGKAEWSSLCAFVDEERAAGKPVFPHAVFHALHLTPPDAVKVVILGQDPYHGTGVVDGLEIPQAHGLAFSVPEGVKVPPSLRNIFKEIGAEYGVAPTRASGNLEGWARQGVLLLNTVLTVEQGQAASHAKRGWEAVTDCVIHALAASRPNLVFLLWGSHAQAKRALLEGQTHCVLEAPHPSPLSAHRGFLGCGHFRQANDWLERHGRDGIDWQAT
- the trpC gene encoding indole-3-glycerol phosphate synthase TrpC — encoded protein: MSAKSDILEKILAVKADEVAAARKKRDLPSLRAEAESLRHETGMAPRGFERALRDKIAAGNAGVIAEVKKASPSKGVLRENFVPEAIAESYAAHGAACLSVLTDVNFFQGHAEYLKRARGACPLPALRKDFMVDMYQVYEARTWGADCILLIVSALDHGLMAELEACAHELGMDVLVEVHGGEELDSALRLKTPLLGVNNRNLRTFEVSLDNTLDLLPRMPADRLVVTESGILGPDDVKRMRDADVHAFLVGEAFMRAPEPGVELARLFS
- the trpD gene encoding anthranilate phosphoribosyltransferase gives rise to the protein MSITPQEALTRCIEHREIFHDEMLHLMRQIMQGQISPVMAAAILTGLRVKKETIGEISAAAQVMREFANHVTVKDRENFVDIVGTGGDGSHTFNISTASMFVAAAAGAKIAKHGNRGVSSKSGSADVLEALGVNIMLTPEQVGECIEQTGIGFMFAPTHHPAMKNVAPIRKEMGVRTIFNILGPLTNPADAPNILMGVFHPDLVGIQVRVMQRLGAQHAIVVYGKDGMDEVSLGAATLVGELKDGEVREYEIHPEDFGLSMISNRGLKVADAVESKEMLLEALSDVPGTPREIVSLNAGTALYAANVASSIEDGIRRAREAIASGAAREKLDQFVRATQQFK
- the trpE gene encoding anthranilate synthase component I, coding for MTELEFKSLADQGYNRIPIIAEALADLETPLSLYLKLAQSQTRGVNTFLLESVVGGERFGRYSFIGLHARTLLRAYGHRAEVVTDGKVVETHEGNPLDFIAEFESRFKVALRPGLPRFCGGLAGYFGYDAVRYIEKKLADTQMPDDLGLPDIQLLLCEELAVIDNLSGKLYLIVYADPTTPEAYSRARQRLRELRMKLRQPVDVPVTSPSVLTEVYREFAKPDYLAAVHKAKEYIMAGDMMQVQVGQRLMKPYRDSPLSLYRALRSLNPSPYMYFYNFGDFQVVGASPEILVRQETRKVGGAQANGDTQNARIVTIRPLAGTRPRGSTPERDAQLATELLNDPKEIAEHVMLIDLARNDIGRIAETGSVKVTDKMVIEKYSHVQHIVSSVEGTLRDGISNLDVLRATFPAGTLSGAPKVRAMEIIDELEPRKRGIYGGAVGYLSFGGEMDLAIAIRTGVIKDGNLYVQAAAGIVADSDPEAEWRETEAKARAVIRAAEQVQDGLDADL
- a CDS encoding CYTH domain-containing protein, giving the protein MGIEIELKLAVPDAALAAVAAWLDANGQPRGELTLLNVYLDTPTRDLAQARAALRLRRKGEQWLQTLKTAGHSAAGLAARHEWETPVAGEAIDLSCFPDDARAVLTPLADRLAPVFRTDFARRTWIVEQDGERIEAALDTGAISAPGTSRTERIQELELEWLPRDGADERHVEAALRAFALRLAHIAPLTPSDLSKAARGYRLTTPS
- a CDS encoding aminodeoxychorismate/anthranilate synthase component II; its protein translation is MLLMIDNYDSFTYNLVQYFGELGADVRTFRNDEITIEEIEALKPDHICVSPGPCSPHEAGISVPVLQHFAGKIPLLGVCLGHQAIGEAFGGKVIRAKQVMHGKVSTIETTQEGVFAGLPKHFDVTRYHSLAIERETLPDCLAVTAWTPDGEIMGVRHKTLAVEGVQFHPESILSEHGHALLANFIKAPR